A genome region from Nocardiopsis exhalans includes the following:
- a CDS encoding UDP-N-acetylmuramoyl-tripeptide--D-alanyl-D-alanine ligase: MIALTLDRIAEITQTAIGGSARPDAVVDGPVVIDSRQVAPGALFVALSGERVDGHDFAESAAAAGAVAVLASRPVDAPHLLVDGGDDEVLAALARLARHVAVELSDPARGTAAAEVVGVTGSSGKTTTKDLIAQVVSGTGPTVAPAGSFNNEIGHPLTVLRADTGTKNLVLEVAARGIGHIAYLCRVAPPRIGVVLNVGSAHMGEFGGREAIAKAKGELVECLPPGSDRRGEGGVAVLNADDPLVRAMHTRTDARVVFYGTAEDAQVRATDVVIGDNGAPSFTLNLRGRTARVELGLVGAHQVSNALAAAAVADDLGMDIQDIATALGAATPVSRWRMEVTEHRGATLVNDAYNANPESMRAALTTLGALARDRRSIAVLAHMAELGDDGHAEHESVGELAARTGVAHLVVVGTAAEGIAVGAERAARQGWWDGETIRVPDAEAAADAVRDRMRTGDVVIVKGSRVAALERVIDLITKGDVQ, translated from the coding sequence TTGATCGCGCTCACGCTCGATCGGATCGCTGAGATCACCCAAACCGCCATCGGCGGATCAGCGCGCCCCGACGCCGTCGTCGACGGCCCCGTCGTCATCGATTCACGACAGGTGGCGCCCGGAGCGCTCTTCGTCGCCCTGAGCGGTGAACGGGTCGACGGACACGACTTCGCCGAGTCCGCCGCGGCGGCCGGAGCGGTCGCGGTCCTGGCCTCGCGCCCGGTCGACGCCCCCCACCTGCTGGTGGACGGCGGTGACGACGAGGTCCTAGCGGCCCTGGCCCGTCTGGCCCGGCACGTGGCCGTCGAACTCAGCGACCCCGCGCGAGGGACAGCCGCGGCCGAGGTCGTGGGGGTCACCGGCTCCTCCGGCAAGACCACCACCAAGGACCTCATCGCCCAGGTCGTCAGCGGCACCGGACCCACCGTGGCGCCCGCCGGCTCGTTCAACAACGAGATCGGCCATCCGCTCACAGTGCTCCGCGCCGACACCGGCACCAAGAACCTGGTCCTGGAGGTCGCCGCCCGCGGCATCGGGCACATCGCGTACCTGTGCCGCGTGGCCCCGCCCCGGATCGGCGTGGTCCTCAACGTCGGCAGCGCCCACATGGGCGAGTTCGGCGGCCGTGAGGCCATCGCCAAGGCCAAGGGCGAGCTGGTGGAGTGCCTGCCGCCCGGCAGCGACCGGCGCGGCGAGGGCGGCGTGGCCGTCCTCAACGCCGACGACCCGCTGGTGCGCGCCATGCACACGCGCACCGACGCCCGCGTGGTGTTCTACGGCACCGCCGAGGACGCCCAGGTGCGCGCCACCGACGTCGTCATCGGAGACAACGGCGCCCCGTCCTTCACGCTCAACCTGCGCGGCCGCACGGCCCGGGTCGAGCTGGGACTGGTCGGCGCCCACCAGGTCAGCAACGCGCTGGCCGCCGCGGCCGTCGCCGACGACCTCGGCATGGACATCCAAGACATCGCCACCGCCCTCGGCGCGGCGACCCCGGTCAGCCGTTGGCGGATGGAGGTCACCGAACACCGCGGTGCCACCCTCGTCAACGACGCCTACAACGCCAACCCCGAATCGATGCGGGCGGCGCTGACCACCCTGGGCGCGCTCGCCCGGGACCGCCGGTCCATCGCGGTGCTCGCCCACATGGCGGAGCTCGGCGATGACGGCCACGCCGAACACGAGAGCGTGGGTGAGCTGGCCGCCCGGACGGGCGTGGCCCACCTGGTCGTGGTCGGCACGGCGGCCGAAGGGATCGCCGTCGGCGCCGAACGCGCCGCACGGCAGGGGTGGTGGGACGGTGAGACCATCCGGGTTCCCGACGCGGAGGCGGCAGCCGACGCGGTGCGCGACCGGATGCGTACAGGAGACGTTGTCATTGTGAAGGGATCGCGCGTGGCTGCGCTCGAAAGGGTCATCGACCTCATCACCAAGGGTGATGTCCAGTGA
- the mraY gene encoding phospho-N-acetylmuramoyl-pentapeptide-transferase, whose product MIGITIAAAFSLIISMVLMPPLIKLLYRFKFGQEVRDDGPEGHKTKQGTPTMGGIVIILGAVVGYFGSHLVLWLIQPTASGPTASGLLVMFLFVGMGCVGFLDDFIKIYKRRSLGLRSGAKMIGQAIVGVGFAYGVTQFPNGYGYTPAAPQLSFLRDFGPPLMLGVFIIWALFLIVGFSNAVNLTDGLDGLATGAVILSLAAYVIIGNWQLRQSCVEALTSSCYTVRDPLDLAVVASAVLGSCIGFLWFNAPPAKIFMGDTGSLALGGLIVGLAITTRTQLLLLLIGGLFVIITMSVMIQITSFRLTGKRVFRMAPLQHHFELKGWAETTIVIRFWIIQGLFMAIAIGLFYLEWMPS is encoded by the coding sequence GTGATCGGCATCACCATAGCGGCGGCGTTCTCGCTGATCATCTCCATGGTGCTGATGCCGCCGCTCATCAAGCTCCTGTACCGGTTCAAGTTCGGCCAGGAGGTCCGCGACGACGGCCCCGAGGGCCACAAGACCAAGCAGGGCACGCCCACCATGGGCGGTATCGTCATCATCCTCGGCGCGGTGGTGGGCTACTTCGGCTCCCACCTGGTGCTGTGGCTGATCCAGCCGACCGCCTCCGGGCCCACGGCCTCCGGTCTGCTGGTGATGTTCCTGTTCGTCGGCATGGGCTGTGTCGGCTTCCTGGACGACTTCATCAAGATCTACAAGCGCCGCAGCCTGGGTCTGCGCAGTGGCGCGAAGATGATCGGCCAGGCCATCGTCGGTGTCGGCTTCGCCTACGGCGTCACCCAGTTCCCCAACGGGTACGGCTACACTCCGGCCGCCCCCCAGCTGTCCTTCCTCCGCGACTTCGGCCCCCCGCTGATGCTCGGCGTGTTCATCATCTGGGCGCTGTTCCTCATCGTCGGCTTCTCCAACGCGGTGAACCTCACCGACGGTCTGGACGGCCTGGCCACCGGCGCGGTCATCCTGTCGCTGGCGGCCTACGTCATCATCGGCAACTGGCAGCTGCGCCAGTCCTGCGTGGAGGCCCTCACCTCCAGCTGCTACACGGTCCGCGACCCCCTGGACCTGGCCGTGGTGGCCTCAGCGGTGCTCGGCTCGTGCATCGGCTTCCTGTGGTTCAACGCCCCGCCCGCCAAGATCTTCATGGGCGACACCGGCTCGCTGGCCCTGGGCGGCCTCATCGTGGGTCTGGCCATCACCACCCGCACCCAACTCCTGCTGCTGCTCATCGGCGGTCTGTTCGTCATCATCACGATGTCCGTGATGATCCAGATCACCTCGTTCCGCCTCACCGGCAAACGGGTGTTCCGTATGGCGCCGCTCCAGCACCACTTCGAGCTCAAGGGCTGGGCCGAGACCACCATCGTCATCCGGTTCTGGATCATCCAGGGTCTGTTCATGGCGATCGCCATCGGACTCTTCTACCTGGAATGGATGCCAAGCTAG